A window from Gottschalkiaceae bacterium SANA encodes these proteins:
- a CDS encoding DUF2179 domain-containing protein, whose protein sequence is MSKLLLIILIQLIYVPLLTLRTITMVKNLKLLTTIFGFLEAFTYVFGLAIVLSGEQNVIEMVVYALGFALGLFVGIFVEQKMAIGFVTLSVNINHPNKVLVDHLRSLGYGVTVFQGEGRDGVRFRLEILTKRRKEKELYRIIDEFEPTAFLISYEPKTFKGGYLSEMMKRRSKQKQGVAAEGKIKPHVMKRGVNEVRRETAEFSKTWKKF, encoded by the coding sequence ATGAGTAAGTTACTGCTGATCATACTGATACAACTTATATACGTGCCATTATTAACCTTGCGCACCATTACCATGGTTAAGAATCTTAAATTGTTAACCACTATTTTCGGATTTCTTGAAGCCTTTACCTATGTATTTGGCTTGGCGATCGTCCTGTCGGGCGAGCAAAATGTAATTGAGATGGTTGTCTATGCCTTAGGATTTGCCTTAGGGCTTTTTGTGGGCATATTTGTCGAACAGAAAATGGCGATTGGTTTTGTTACCCTTTCGGTTAATATTAATCATCCCAATAAAGTCCTTGTCGATCATTTACGATCGTTGGGCTATGGTGTTACTGTTTTTCAAGGAGAAGGGCGTGATGGTGTCCGGTTCCGTTTGGAAATTTTAACAAAAAGGCGAAAAGAAAAGGAATTGTATCGCATTATTGATGAATTTGAGCCAACGGCATTTCTGATTTCCTATGAGCCCAAAACATTCAAAGGTGGTTATTTGTCAGAAATGATGAAACGTCGTTCCAAACAAAAACAAGGGGTAGCTGCAGAGGGGAAAATCAAACCGCATGTTATGAAACGCGGCGTGAATGAAGTGAGAAGAGAAACCGCTGAGTTTTCTAAAACATGGAAGAAATTCTAG
- the gluQRS gene encoding tRNA glutamyl-Q(34) synthetase GluQRS, with protein sequence MGNQESRGRFAPSPSGRMHLGNVWAMLAAWLSMRKQGGTMILRMEDLDPSRSKQIYADQMMEDLAWLGLSYEEGPDCGGAYGPYTQEERRNLYEEAMNRLKVQGHLYPCYCSRKDLQAVRAPHRGEGANAYPGTCRYLSDEERKLRAEKKAPAMRFLMPDREDCFVDLNYGKQCQSLQSETGDFILRRSDGIHAYQLAVVVDDALMGITEVVRGADLLSSSHRQRILYESLGYSSPKFGHVPLLMGRDGRRMSKRFQSLDLGQLKSIGWKPEELWGLLLFEAGMMEKEEAVTLQEAIEIFSWETMGQTDLKIDLQRLER encoded by the coding sequence ATGGGAAATCAAGAAAGTAGAGGCCGATTTGCTCCAAGTCCATCGGGACGGATGCATCTGGGAAATGTGTGGGCCATGCTGGCAGCCTGGTTGTCAATGCGGAAACAAGGGGGGACCATGATCCTTCGCATGGAGGATTTGGATCCATCTCGTTCCAAGCAGATCTATGCCGATCAAATGATGGAGGATTTGGCTTGGCTGGGTCTTAGCTATGAAGAGGGACCCGACTGTGGAGGGGCGTATGGCCCTTATACTCAGGAAGAACGGCGAAATTTATACGAAGAAGCAATGAATCGATTAAAGGTGCAGGGGCACCTCTACCCGTGTTATTGTTCAAGGAAAGATTTGCAGGCGGTACGTGCACCCCATCGTGGCGAAGGAGCCAATGCCTATCCTGGAACCTGTAGATATTTATCTGATGAAGAACGAAAACTTCGAGCAGAAAAAAAAGCGCCTGCCATGCGGTTTTTGATGCCGGATCGTGAGGATTGTTTTGTTGATTTGAATTATGGCAAGCAATGTCAGTCGCTGCAATCTGAAACCGGCGATTTTATTCTGCGCCGGTCCGATGGCATTCATGCCTATCAATTGGCTGTAGTGGTGGATGATGCTTTGATGGGGATCACAGAAGTGGTTAGGGGAGCAGACCTTTTATCCTCTAGCCATCGACAACGAATTCTCTATGAAAGCTTGGGCTATTCCTCCCCAAAATTCGGCCATGTACCACTATTGATGGGACGAGATGGGAGACGGATGAGCAAGAGGTTTCAATCCTTGGATTTGGGGCAATTAAAAAGTATAGGCTGGAAACCTGAAGAACTGTGGGGGCTCTTGCTTTTTGAAGCGGGCATGATGGAGAAAGAGGAAGCGGTCACCCTGCAGGAAGCCATTGAAATTTTTTCTTGGGAGACCATGGGGCAGACCGATCTGAAGATTGATCTGCAACGATTGGAACGTTAG
- a CDS encoding DUF5058 family protein, translating to MFNLNSAFLFIVSGTFIVFVLCQAIFFLMRAYQEGIRMGMEKKVLMRTVKTSIAFTVAPAVSILLGVITLSKFLGLPLPWLRLSILGAITYELTAAASAAATMGISISEAISSGQIYVTILWVMTLGIIPSMLLIPLFLKKFQTGMSVIKKRDPVWSEHFMTALFMGMISAFLGVVFKDVSQGLVGFISVFVMMFSAAVMIVIGLLLKKYKVKALEDYALPISMLSGMAFSIFITGIIGG from the coding sequence ATGTTTAATTTAAACAGCGCATTTTTATTTATCGTATCAGGCACTTTTATCGTATTCGTTTTATGTCAGGCAATATTTTTCCTAATGAGGGCATACCAAGAAGGAATCAGGATGGGTATGGAGAAAAAAGTTTTAATGCGAACGGTAAAAACCAGCATCGCCTTTACCGTAGCACCCGCCGTATCCATTTTACTTGGGGTGATTACACTTTCCAAGTTTTTGGGACTGCCACTCCCCTGGCTGCGTTTATCAATTCTGGGTGCCATTACTTACGAGTTGACAGCAGCGGCTTCTGCGGCTGCTACAATGGGTATCTCCATTTCTGAAGCCATTTCTTCCGGTCAGATCTATGTGACCATTCTTTGGGTTATGACACTTGGCATCATTCCCAGCATGCTCCTCATTCCTTTATTCTTAAAGAAGTTTCAAACCGGCATGTCCGTCATCAAAAAAAGAGACCCAGTCTGGAGCGAGCATTTTATGACTGCACTCTTTATGGGCATGATCAGCGCTTTTCTAGGGGTCGTCTTTAAAGATGTTTCACAAGGATTAGTCGGCTTTATCAGTGTATTTGTCATGATGTTTTCAGCGGCAGTTATGATCGTCATCGGTCTGCTCCTTAAGAAGTATAAAGTGAAGGCACTGGAAGATTATGCACTGCCAATCTCTATGTTGAGTGGGATGGCTTTCTCCATCTTCATCACCGGGATCATAGGAGGATAA
- a CDS encoding Gfo/Idh/MocA family oxidoreductase, translated as MKIGVIGLGNIAEKAYLPLLSSFPDHEFIPCTRNKERLDLIQSKYHFKNGRLKYTDLVEIDQVDAVFIHAATNAHASIIRYFLESNIHVYVDKPISESILESRELCTLAKEKHLVLMVGFNRRFAPHIQPLTKIDGDLVVIQKNRQTLTLGLRELIYDDFIHIVDTLLYLLKEQPITTTSTVKMNGHKLQHVSLMIQTKNKTGLAIMNRQSGANEERLEFSATQEKWIIEDLETVHHYKNGQKTISKHKDWTPISERRGFKQTMEAFFGYIESPEKSIEPLELSLSSHEICEEIIQTYTSKTD; from the coding sequence ATGAAAATTGGCGTAATCGGACTTGGAAATATTGCAGAAAAGGCATACCTGCCGCTATTATCATCTTTTCCTGATCATGAGTTCATTCCATGTACAAGAAACAAAGAACGCCTAGACCTAATCCAATCAAAATACCACTTCAAAAACGGTAGACTCAAATACACAGACTTGGTTGAAATTGATCAAGTTGATGCTGTTTTTATTCATGCCGCTACAAATGCGCATGCTTCAATCATTCGATATTTCCTTGAATCAAATATTCATGTTTATGTGGACAAGCCCATCTCTGAATCCATACTGGAAAGCAGAGAACTTTGCACGCTAGCAAAAGAAAAACACCTGGTGCTTATGGTTGGATTCAATCGTCGTTTTGCTCCTCATATCCAACCACTAACAAAAATTGATGGAGATCTGGTTGTCATTCAAAAAAATCGCCAAACCCTAACATTGGGTCTGCGTGAGTTGATTTACGATGATTTTATTCATATTGTCGATACCCTTCTCTACTTGCTTAAGGAGCAACCTATTACCACCACTTCCACCGTAAAAATGAATGGCCATAAGCTCCAACATGTCTCCCTAATGATTCAAACAAAAAACAAGACTGGCTTGGCAATTATGAACCGGCAATCTGGGGCCAACGAAGAGAGGCTCGAGTTTTCAGCCACACAAGAAAAATGGATTATCGAAGACCTTGAAACCGTTCACCATTATAAAAATGGACAAAAGACCATATCCAAACATAAGGACTGGACCCCCATTTCTGAACGAAGAGGATTTAAACAGACCATGGAAGCTTTCTTTGGCTATATCGAGTCGCCGGAAAAATCAATTGAGCCCTTAGAACTGTCTTTATCCTCTCATGAAATATGCGAGGAAATCATTCAAACTTATACGTCAAAAACAGACTGA
- a CDS encoding DUF2809 domain-containing protein produces MDKTRINALLWINFTILLGLASRAITFVPLWIGDALYGILIFFMVKFIHVKKTNRTVAAMSLLLCYLIEFSQLYQAQWIKQIRRTIPGKLILGQGFLWSDLLAYTVGILAVYWILTSRKNIRA; encoded by the coding sequence ATGGATAAAACAAGAATTAATGCTTTGCTCTGGATAAACTTCACCATCCTTTTGGGACTGGCTTCAAGAGCAATCACCTTTGTCCCTTTATGGATCGGCGATGCACTTTACGGTATTTTAATTTTCTTTATGGTAAAGTTCATCCATGTGAAAAAAACGAATCGCACTGTAGCCGCAATGAGTCTTTTACTCTGTTATCTCATCGAGTTTAGTCAATTGTATCAAGCTCAATGGATAAAGCAAATTAGAAGAACAATACCTGGAAAACTCATCCTCGGGCAAGGTTTTTTATGGAGTGATCTCCTCGCATATACGGTGGGTATTCTTGCCGTATATTGGATACTAACGAGCCGTAAAAATATAAGAGCCTAG
- a CDS encoding response regulator transcription factor: MKAILVADDEKKIREFIRFFLEREGYSVIEASNGKEAVACLREKEVSLIILDLLMPEMNGFEACESIRTFSDVPILMLTAVEGEQDHIDGYTAGADDYITKPFKIKILLAKINRILGKNNQGFLQVQELKINFESKQVMVEESQVVLAPKEYELLEYMVANKNIVLSRERILEYVWGYDFEGGTRVVDNHIKKLRGKLDSFSRRIKTVVGSGYKIEG, translated from the coding sequence ATGAAGGCGATTTTAGTTGCAGATGATGAGAAAAAGATTCGGGAGTTTATCCGTTTTTTTTTGGAGAGAGAAGGATATTCTGTGATCGAAGCGAGTAACGGCAAAGAGGCTGTTGCATGTCTGCGTGAAAAGGAAGTTTCATTGATCATACTAGACTTGTTGATGCCCGAAATGAATGGTTTTGAGGCATGTGAATCCATACGAACATTTTCTGATGTTCCGATATTGATGCTGACTGCAGTGGAAGGCGAACAAGATCATATCGATGGCTATACGGCAGGAGCGGATGACTATATCACAAAACCTTTCAAAATTAAAATTTTATTGGCAAAGATCAATCGAATCCTCGGCAAGAACAACCAGGGATTTTTACAGGTACAGGAGCTCAAAATCAATTTTGAAAGTAAGCAAGTAATGGTGGAGGAAAGTCAAGTTGTGCTTGCGCCAAAAGAGTATGAACTCTTGGAGTATATGGTTGCCAATAAGAATATTGTCTTGTCGCGAGAGCGAATATTAGAATATGTATGGGGATACGATTTTGAAGGTGGAACCCGCGTTGTAGATAATCATATTAAAAAGTTGAGAGGAAAATTGGATTCTTTTAGCAGACGAATTAAAACGGTTGTTGGGTCTGGTTATAAGATTGAGGGATGA
- a CDS encoding M20 family peptidase: protein MIPLLLLCILIVVLLARAILFQPLQTTIEQTPEEVLDGEQIIEHFRQLLRHKTVSHIDKNQTDLAAFQAFQKSLVSLYPEVNKNCTCQYLGETGILYHWKGTSQEDPIVLMSHYDVVPAEESAWDVPPFEAAVIDGIVWGRGTLDTKCTLLSVMESAEHLIKEGFVPSQDIYFSFSGDEEISGESASAIVNHLKNKGIKPQMVLDEGGVVIKDGIFPGVNKQTAVIGLGEKGYIDLQVQFESKGGHASAPPRHGITGAMGKLMADLENKTMKPVFMEPVLEMFNRLGRHSTFGYKIIFANMWLFKPLLTILFKKQGGQMNALIRTTTAVTVLEGSKAYNVLPPKGTIGINARILNTDTMDSTINHISSLVKVPHTIQVLNGREASPISPLQSNAFRALEDTILDIWPQAVVSPYLMIAGTDSRHFHAICDNVLRFAPMEITQEELNLIHSNNERIPVDSVLKSVTYYIKLIRRLGSVSSPYSK from the coding sequence ATGATTCCATTACTTTTGCTATGTATTCTGATAGTCGTTCTTTTGGCACGAGCAATTCTATTTCAACCCCTTCAAACGACAATTGAGCAAACGCCAGAAGAAGTCTTAGATGGTGAACAAATCATTGAACACTTCAGACAACTCTTGCGCCATAAAACAGTTTCTCATATCGATAAAAACCAAACAGACTTGGCAGCATTCCAAGCCTTTCAAAAATCTTTGGTCTCTCTTTACCCAGAAGTCAACAAAAACTGCACCTGCCAATATCTTGGAGAAACCGGTATACTCTATCATTGGAAAGGCACATCACAAGAAGATCCTATCGTTTTGATGTCCCACTACGATGTGGTGCCTGCCGAGGAATCAGCATGGGATGTTCCCCCTTTTGAAGCAGCCGTCATTGACGGCATTGTCTGGGGCCGGGGTACCCTCGATACAAAATGCACCCTGCTTAGTGTCATGGAATCTGCAGAGCACTTGATCAAGGAAGGCTTTGTTCCCAGTCAAGACATCTACTTTTCCTTTTCGGGCGATGAAGAAATCAGTGGAGAATCCGCATCAGCCATTGTCAACCATTTGAAAAACAAAGGGATAAAACCACAAATGGTATTAGATGAAGGCGGTGTTGTGATAAAAGACGGCATCTTCCCAGGGGTCAATAAACAGACCGCTGTAATCGGTCTAGGCGAAAAAGGCTATATTGATCTGCAAGTACAATTTGAAAGCAAGGGCGGACACGCTTCCGCTCCCCCTCGCCATGGCATAACCGGTGCTATGGGCAAATTGATGGCTGACTTGGAAAATAAAACCATGAAGCCAGTATTTATGGAACCCGTATTGGAGATGTTCAACCGATTGGGTCGCCATTCCACTTTTGGCTACAAAATCATCTTTGCGAATATGTGGCTATTCAAACCCTTGTTGACAATCCTTTTCAAAAAACAGGGTGGGCAAATGAATGCCCTCATTCGAACGACCACTGCCGTCACTGTGTTGGAAGGCTCGAAAGCCTATAATGTTTTGCCGCCAAAAGGCACCATTGGCATCAATGCACGCATTTTGAATACCGATACCATGGATTCCACCATCAACCACATCAGCAGCTTGGTAAAAGTTCCTCACACCATTCAAGTGCTAAATGGAAGAGAAGCTTCACCCATTTCGCCACTACAATCCAATGCATTTAGAGCCCTTGAAGATACAATTTTAGATATTTGGCCTCAAGCGGTGGTCTCACCATATTTGATGATTGCAGGTACAGATTCCAGACACTTCCATGCAATTTGTGATAATGTATTGCGCTTTGCACCCATGGAAATCACCCAGGAGGAATTGAACCTGATTCACAGTAACAATGAGCGAATACCCGTCGACTCGGTTCTTAAAAGTGTGACCTATTACATCAAACTCATCCGACGATTGGGATCTGTTTCTTCACCATATTCAAAATAG